A window from Dysidea avara chromosome 2, odDysAvar1.4, whole genome shotgun sequence encodes these proteins:
- the LOC136247153 gene encoding uncharacterized protein isoform X3 has translation MAAASFKESGSDHMWTVFVLFLRSCSTSSSNYLQLSYRLSLSSRRFFLLLTSVTRFVETGLISFGNRSHFFMFSTTCYQQLTTATSCTSGTVNVLSAFKNPFHLVCPYFTDHARIANKRL, from the exons atggcagctgcttcctttaaagaatctggtagcgaccatatgtggacagtttttgttctttttttgcggagttgttcaacctcatcttctaattacttacagct GAGTTACAGACTTagtctcagttctaggagattcttcttattgctaacatctgtaa ctaggtttgtggaaactggtctcatttcttttgggaaccggtctcatttcttcatgttttccaCTACTTGTTATCAACAACTGACGACTGCTACCTCATGTacgtctggcactgtaaatgtgttgagtgctttcaagaacccgtttcatcttgtttgtccttatttcactgaccatgctcgtattgctaacaaaa ggttgtga
- the LOC136247153 gene encoding uncharacterized protein isoform X1, whose translation MAAASFKESGSDHMWTVFVLFLRSCSTSSSNYLQLSYRLSLSSRRFFLLLTSVTRFVETGLISFGNRSHFFMFSTTCYQQLTTATSCTSGTVNVLSAFKNPFHLVCPYFTDHARIANKMITRFLDLVISVSDASCELT comes from the exons atggcagctgcttcctttaaagaatctggtagcgaccatatgtggacagtttttgttctttttttgcggagttgttcaacctcatcttctaattacttacagct GAGTTACAGACTTagtctcagttctaggagattcttcttattgctaacatctgtaa ctaggtttgtggaaactggtctcatttcttttgggaaccggtctcatttcttcatgttttccaCTACTTGTTATCAACAACTGACGACTGCTACCTCATGTacgtctggcactgtaaatgtgttgagtgctttcaagaacccgtttcatcttgtttgtccttatttcactgaccatgctcgtattgctaacaaaa tgattacaagattcttggacttggttatcagtgtatcagatgcttcttgtgagcttacgtag
- the LOC136247153 gene encoding uncharacterized protein isoform X2: MAAASFKESGSDHMWTVFVLFLRSCSTSSSNYLQLSYRLSLSSRRFFLLLTSVTRFVETGLISFGNRSHFFMFSTTCYQQLTTATSCTSGTVNVLSAFKNPFHLVCPYFTDHARIANKMITRFLDLVISVSDASWL; encoded by the exons atggcagctgcttcctttaaagaatctggtagcgaccatatgtggacagtttttgttctttttttgcggagttgttcaacctcatcttctaattacttacagct GAGTTACAGACTTagtctcagttctaggagattcttcttattgctaacatctgtaa ctaggtttgtggaaactggtctcatttcttttgggaaccggtctcatttcttcatgttttccaCTACTTGTTATCAACAACTGACGACTGCTACCTCATGTacgtctggcactgtaaatgtgttgagtgctttcaagaacccgtttcatcttgtttgtccttatttcactgaccatgctcgtattgctaacaaaa tgattacaagattcttggacttggttatcagtgtatcagatgcttctt ggttgtga